In Tistrella mobilis, the genomic window CCCGCCCACGGCCGGATCAACGCATCCAACCCGTGCTCGGAATACATGTTCCTCGACGACACGGCCTGCAACCTGGCGTCGCTGAACCTGATGACCTTCCGGCGCGCGGACGGCTCGTTCGACATCGAGACCTATGAGCATGCGGTCCGGCTTTGGACCGTGACGCTGGAAATCTCGGTGCTGATGGCGCAGTACCCCTCGGCGACCATCGCTCAGCTGTCCTATGATTTCCGCACCCTCGGCCTCGGCTACGCCAATCTGGGCGGCCTGCTGATGGCCTCGGGCCTTGCCTATGACAGCCATGAAGGCCGGGCACTGGCCGGTGCGCTGACCGCGATCATGACCGGTGTCGCCTATGCGACCTCGGCCGAGATGGCGAAGGAACTGGGCACTTTCCCGAAATACGCCCCCAATGCCGAGGCGATGCTGCGGGTGATCCGCAATCATCGCCGTGCCGCCCATGGCGCGACCGAGGGCTATGAGCAGCTGGCCGTGGCGCCGGTGGCGCTGGACCACGCCAACCTGCCCGACCCGCGCCTGGGCGATGCCGCCCGCCGCGCCTGGGATCAGGCGCTGGAACTTGGCGAGGCGCACGGCTTCCGCAACGCCCAGTCGACCGTGATCGCCCCCACCGGCACGATCGGCCTGGTGATGGATTGCGACACCACCGGCATCGAGCCCGATTTCGCGCTGGTGAAGTTCAAGAAGCTGGCCGGCGGCGGCTACTTCAAGATCATCAACCGCACCGTGCCCGAGGCGCTGGCGAAGCTGGGTTATGAAGAGCCCCGCATCCGCGCGATCATCGATTATGCGGTCGGCCGCGGCACGCTGGCGGGCTCGCCCGCCATCGGCCATGACGCGCTGCGTGCCCGCGGCTTCGACGATGCGGCGATCGAGCGGCTGGAGAAGTCGCTGGCCCAGGCCTTCGAGCTGAAATTCGCCTTCAACAAGTGGACGCTGGGCGCCGAATTCTGCCGCGACGCGCTGGGCTTCACCGATGCCCAGCTCGACGATCCGGCCTTCGACATGCTCCAGGGCCTGGGCTTCTCGAAGGACGAGATCGAAGCCGCGAACATCTGGGTCTGCGGCGCGATGACGCTGGAAGGCGCGCCGGGGCTGGAAGCCCGGCACCTGCCGGTCTTCGACTGCGCCAATCCCTGCGGCCGCAAGGGCACCCGCTACCTGTCGGCGGAAGCCCATATCCGCATGATGGCGGCGGCCCAGCCCTTCATCTCCGGCGCGATCAGCAAGACCATCAACATGCCGAATGCGGCGACGGTGGAAGACTGCAAGGCGGCCTATATGCTGTCCTGGCGGCTGGGCCTCAAGGCCAATGCGCTCTACCGCGACGGCTCCAAGCTCTCGCAGCCGCTGAACGCCATGATCCTGGACGACGATGTCGAGGACGTGGAAGAGGCGGTGGCCGAGTTCGCGGCGAAGCCCGCCGCCGAACAGGCGCGCGTGGTGGCCGAGCGGATCGTCACCCAGTATATCAGCGAGCGCCAGCGCCTGCCCCATCGCCGCAAGGGCTACACCCAGAAGGCGGTGGTCGGTGGCCACAAGCTCTATCTGCGGACCGGCGAATACGAAGACGGCAAGCTGGGCGAGATCTTCATCGACATGCACAAGGAAGGCGCCGCCTTCCGCAGCCTGATGAACGCCTTCGCCATCGCCATCTCCATCGGCCTGCAGTACGGCGTGCCGCTGGACGAATATGTCGACGCCTATGTCTTCAGCCGCTTCGAGCCTTCGGGCATGGTGGAAGGCAATGACGCGATCAAGATGGCGACCTCGGTGCTCGACTATGTGTTCCGGGAACTCGCGATCTCGTATCTGGGCCGCACCGATCTCGCCCATGTCCAGCCGGTCCAGGCTGCAGACCTGCTGCCCGACAGCGTGGGCCGCGGTGTGCGCGAAGGCACGCGCGAAGACGGCCAGGGCGGCACCCCCACCCCGGCGCCCGCGGTCGCCGCGGCCATGGGGCTCGCCAGCGCCGGCTTCGTGCGCAGCAATCTCTACGTGCTCCGCGGCGGCGCGGGCGGCAACACCGCCACCGCCTATGCCGAGCCGCATGCCCATACCCATGAAGACCTGTCGCCGACCGCACTCGGCCATGCGGACGTGGTCGACGAGCGCCTGGAGGCGATCCGCATCGCCCGCCAGAAGGGCTTCGAGGGCGACCCCTGCGGCGAATGCGGCAACATGACCCTGGTCCGCAACGGCACCTGCCTGAAATGCGTCACCTGCGGCTCGACCAGCGGCTGCTCGTGACCGGCGGGGCGGCCCGGCCGCCCCTGCCTGCACCCCGACGATCATCCGACGCCGCCCCGGTTCCGACCGGGGCGGCGTTCGGTTTTGGTGGCAGAGGCGGCCCGCCATGCCTAGAGTCGGGATCATGGCCCAGGACATCGCCCCACCCGCCCTCATCGTCCCGGCCGAGTATCCCGAACTCCGGCTGCTCGCCTGGAACCGCGATCCGGCACGACCACTGCCGGAAGCGGAGGTCTTCGCCCTCTACGAGGCCAATTGGCGCCATGTCGACCAGGACCGCCTGACGCCCCGCGAACGGGCGCTGATCGACCGGCTGACCCGCCGCTGGGGGGCTGGGCGGATGCTGGTCCGATGACCGGCTATCGTCGCCCCGAGCATCAGGCGGTCGCGGTCCTGCTCGGCCGGCTGGACGCGGCGGTTCTGGAGGCCGGCGCCTGCCGCTTCGGGGGCGGCACCGCGATCGTGCTGGCGCTTGGGGAATACCGGGTCTCCGCCGATGTCGACTTCCTTTGTGCCAGCACGGAAGGGTATCGCTTCCTCCGTCAGCGCATCTTCGACGGCGGGTTCGGAAGCCTGTTCAGAGCCCCCGTCACCCTGCCCCGCGGCCACCGCGCCGATCAGTACGGCCTGCGTGCCCTGATCGAAATCGACGGCCGGCCGGTGAAGTTCGAAATCGTCCGCGAAGCCCGCATCGAGCTGGATCCGCCAGATGCCCGGCTGTGCGGCTGCCCGGTGCTGAGCACCGCCGACCAGTACGCCGAAAAACTGCTCGCCAATGCCGACCGCGGGGCCGACAGGGCCGTCGCCTGGCGGGATGCGATCGATCTCGGCATGCTGATCCGGCATCTGGGCCCTGTCCCGGATGCAGCGGTCACAAAGGCCGTCGGCGCCTACGGCCCCTCGGTCCTCGCCGCCCTCTCACGGGTTCACGAGGCGCTCGACCTGCCGGAAAACCGCCGCCATGCCCGCGATCGCCTGGGCATGACCGGGGAGGATCTGGACAGGGCCGTAGACGCGCTCGGCGCCGATCTCCGGCGGCTGACGGGCGGCTGATCCGTTCACCCCGCCTGCGGCGAGCGGCGCACCCGGATCTCGATCCGGCGGCGTTCCTTCACATCCCCTGATTGTGAGCCATCGGCGAGAACATCGCCGGGCATGATCGTCTGCGCACCTGAATAGGGCAGGATGCGCAGTTCCGAGAGCCGGGGATCTGCCCGCAGGATGCGGGCGACCGCGGCCGCACGTGCCATGCCCAGCCCGGCATTGTCCCCCGGACGAAGCCGGCCGGCACCTTCGGTACCACGCAGAACCGGCAGCAGGCTGCGATCCAGATTGGACTGGCGACCGCCCATGCCCTGTTCGTCGGTATGGCCGATCACTTCAATCACGTCGGTGCCGTAGCGGCCCGAGATCTGCACCAGCTGCTCGACCACAGCCGTGGACAGAAGCGTCCGGAACTCCGGTGAAATCTCGGCACTGCCGATCCCGAAGGAATAGCCGTCGGCCTCGCTCAGGCTGATGATCGGCGGCCAGTCATGTGTCCCGCGCCCTAGCAGCCGGTCGAGCATGCCGGGCGCCGCATCGGTCTTCGGGGCAGTCTCCGCCGTGCGGGCTCCGGCTGCAAGCCGCGCAATCTCGTCAGGCGTCATCCCGACCAGATCCTGTTCCGCGCGGGCGTCATCGAGCGCCCGGGCCTCGTCGATCAGCCGGGCCAGCTCTTCAGGCGTGATACCGGCACGGACATAAGGGGCGAGGTCGCGCCAATAAGGGGCGATTTCCTGCACCTCCGGTAGGGTCATGCCGGTCTCCGCCAGCTGGCGGGCAGTTGCCGCGCCGATGGACAATTCGCGCCAGTCCTCGGGCACATCCGGGCGCGCCTCCAGCATCCGGGCCATCATCGATCCCTCGGCGTCGAGTTCTGCGACCTTGAGCCGCGCTTCGGCAAGCTCCGCCTCGATGCGCGAAATGGTGCGGGCATCGCGCGTGAAGATTACGGCAGAGATCAGCGCCAGACAGAAGACCAGCAGAAGCATGAGCTCTGCCATGGTCAGGCCGAGCACGATGCCGCGACGATAGGAAGCGGCGGCCCGCCGCATGCCCCCATCCGGCAGGCCACCGCCGGTGGCCCGGTTCATGTCGTCGCTCATCCGCCCTGCCCTGTGGGTAGGCCCCCTGCGGATCGGCCATCATCCGCCGTCTCGAAGGTCGCGGATGAGGCATCCGGCCCTTCCCGAACCGGCTCGCGTGCGGCAAGTGCGGCAAGCGCCTCGGCGATGCGACGGTTGCCGGTTTCGGTACGCTCCAGTGCCTCGGCAAGCCGGCGCAGCCCATCCCGGGTCTCGCCCAGAACCCCGTGGCCGGCGGCCTCCCGCGCCCGGGCGGCCCGTTCCACCTCGCCGATCGCCTGGATCAGCGCCCCGGTATTCTCCCGCGTCGACCGGTCGAAGCCTGCGGCGGCCTGGGCCAGCGCATCGATGGTCGGCTGAATCTGGATCCGGATCAGCTGTTCCGGCGTCTGCATCGCGCGCAGCCGCTCGGCCGTCTCACCCAGACTGCTGGTCACCCGGCCAGCGCTGGCGGCCAGCCCGTCGGTGTCCTCGGCCAGGCGGCGGGTGACGTCGCCAAGCGAGGCGGACACCCGGGTGGTAAGTCCGTCGAGCGTGGCACTCGACGATTGCGACACCGTCTCGATGGGTTGCACGGCCTTGCGGGCAGCATCCTGAACGTCGGCGAGCAGCCGTTCCGACACCGTGCGGGTGGTGTTCAGGATCTCCTCGAAGCCCTCGCCCATCACCTGTTCGGTGGCACGGCGGAAATGGGAGAGTTCCAGCACCGTGCGGTCCAGCTCACGCCGGAGATTCCGGGCAGCGTCGGCAAGTTCGATGCGGGCGGTGTGCTCAACCTCGACCGGATCGACCCGCATCTGATTGAACATCACCCGAAGCGCCACACCGGCAATGGTCGAGGCGATGGCGATGCCGAAATTGCGCACGATCTCGTCGGCAGCCCCATCGGCGCTGAACTGGTAGAGAGATGCCCCCAGGCTGACCAGGGTGTAGAGAAAGCCCATATAGTAGAGATTGTCGCCGTTCTGGTCAGCGCGCAGCCGGAGCCTGCGGAAGCCGAGCAGGGCCGTTGCATAGCAGAGCATCAGGGCCACCGGCACGCCCGTGACCACCCAGGCGGGCAGGCCCATCAGCTTCGCAGCAACAATGAAGCCGGCACCTGCGAGCACGAACACGAAGAACACGATCGGCCCGAAGAAAGTGTCGAGACGCGTGCCGGACATTCAGCCTGCCCCCTGCAGCTTGTGGGCCCGCTCGAACCGGCCCCGGTTGTCGTCGATCCACTGCTGCCAGAAGCCGACATGATCGACCGATTTCAGCTTCGATGCCGCGCGCTCGATATAGAACAGCGTCACCGCGGCTCCCCCGAGATCGGTGCGGTACTGCCTGTAGGCGGGAGACGCTTTGAAGGTGTCGTAGCGCAGATCGCCCCGGAACTGCGAATAGAGCGACGTGTTCTCGACCATGTCAGAGACAATCACCAGGGATTTGGGCAGATCGGCAACGGCCCGTCCGGTGAAGCTGTCGACGGCGATGGCCTGGATTGCCGACATGATCGGCGAAACCTCGCCGGTGTGCGGCGCCAGCCCCGTACCCAGCGCCTCGGCAAGCGGCCGTTCGAAGGCGGTGATCCAGCGCTTGCGAGCCAGTGTCGGATTGGCTGTCCATTCGTCGAGATCGCTGCCATCGCCCGGATTGCAGCGGCTGAACAGCACGCGCGAACCGCCGTCTTCCTGTGTCATCACCCTCAGATCGATGCGCTCGTTCACCGCAGCGCCGGTCGCGATGTCGGTGAGCAGGGTCTTCACCTCGCGCCGCCCGATTTCGGGCAGCGGATCGGAACTATCGATCAGAATAACGGTGATGCCGGCGAGATGCCCGTCCGCGGGACACAGGCTCTCGGGATCGCGCTTCGTCGGGCGTTCGGCGCCGAACCACAGCCAGCCGCCGGCCCCGAGAATGGCGAGAATCGCCACCACGGCAAGAACGAGGCCGATGACGGTACCAGTCTCGCCGCGGCCACCGCGCCGCCTACGCCGCCGTGCCATCCCCTGCCTCCGGAATCAGGCTGTCGAGCTGACGATAGCGTTCGACCGTCTCGGCGAAAGCGCGGTTGATGTCGACGATCGCGGCTTCCAGCGTCTGCTGAGCGATCCGGATCTGCTCGTTCAGCAGGTCGCGATCTCCCTCGTCCCGCCGGGGGATGGCGGCAGGAATGCGGGTCAGGGTGAAGCCCCGGACGAAACGTTCCGGCGGTGGCGTGCTCCGCGCCGACTGGTTGGCGGTGTGGTAGATCCGAAGCAGCGCGGTGCCGGCAGCCTCCAGATTGACCTGCGCCTGTTCGAACAGCAGCTGGAGACGCTGGCGGTTGGAGATGATCGTGTCGTAGTCCTTGCGCCGTTCCGAGAGGTCGCGGCTCACCTCCCCCAGCTTTTCGCCATAGTCCCGGCGGATGTCGTCGAGCGTGTCGATCAGCGCGGTCTTGCGGGCCATATAGGCATCATGGGCGGCATTCAGCCGCGCCTGCACACCGGCATAGCCTGGATAAGGGTCGCGGAACTGCCAGCCATCGGCGAAGGCAAGGGCCGAAAACAGCAGGCCGATGCCGAACAGGACCCAGGACTGGACGTCGGCCATGGCGACGGGCGCCGTGCCAAGTCGGCGCATCACCTCCTGCCCTGCCCCTTCGGCAACGAGTTCGGCAGCCTCGCGGTAATGGGCGAGCGCCAGATTGATCGCCACGGCCAGCACCAGATAGATCAGCAGCGAGATGACGCCCACGGCCTTCATGGCGCCACTGCGATGGGCAAGACGGGAGACGCCCCAGAAGGCCGCGAAGAAGGCCACCCCGATATTGAGCGCCGCGAAGAAGAAGGCCTGGGATGCGCCGCCCAGCAGACCGGCCTGGCTACCGACCGCCAGAAAGCTGCCATTGGCGATGGTCTCGACCAGCAGCAGCAGCGCGATCACCGCAACGGACAGCCCGCGCCGGAGCGGCGTGTGCAGCCGGGCTGCGCGGTCGATGCCATGACGGGCACGGAAGGCGTTGCGTTCCGCCTCCGCCTCCAGCACCCGCCGACGCAGCCCATGCAGCTCGTCCATGCCCTTCGCCGCCTCGGCCCGGAATTCCGACAGACATTCGGGCGCCGCCAGCCGGATCTCGTTGAACCGTTCCTCGAAGGCGAGCCCGGCCAGACGTTCCGAATAGGTATGGGCCTGTTCCTCGAACGTCTCGAAGGCTCGGCTGTTCTGAGCGGCGACCTGTTCGGCGATGCGGGCCTCGATATCGTCCGGGACGAGGCTGTCCGAGGGCGGTTCTTCCCGCACCCCCCGGGCACGTCCCTCCGCCTCCAGCCGGAGTTCGGTCGCGACCCGGGTGACATCGAGTTCGGTGAACACCTGCAAAGAGGCGCGGTTCAGATGGGCCGGGCGGTGCAGGTTCCCGGTCAGACGGCTCAATGCCGATTTCAGCATGATGGGCGGACAGTCCCGAGATCGTCCGGCCATCAACCCGCCGGCCGACCCGACGGGCCCGATGCGCCCGGAACGTGTGTTCTGCATCGAATTATATCCAGAAACACCAGGATCCGGACAACTGACTGTCGATTGGTGTTGCTCACCGCAACAGTTTCAGGCTCCCGGTCAGCGAGCGCACCCATTTGTCCGGGCCGAAGAGGCCGAAGCCGTCAATCGTCTCGGTGCCGAGATCGCGGTCGGGGAAGGTGGCGACGTAGTCGGCAAAGACGTGCAGGCTGCGGGCGAAGCCCGGGAAGGGGACGACGACGGCGTCTTCGGGGGCCGGCAGGGCCTTCAGCAGCAGGCTGCGGATCACCTCGCCCGGTGCCTGAAGGACGGGAACCGGCAGGTTGGTGATGGTGGCCGTGGCGCGGCCGGCCGCATCGGTGAGGGCGACGGCGCCGAGCGACGGCCGGGCTGCCCCCAGGCCGATGGCGATGCCGGCGATGGTGTTGGCAAGCAGTCCGGCCGGCAGGGCCGGGTCGATGATGATGGCGATGCGGCTGCAGGCGGCAGTCATCCGGGGATCCCTTCGCATGAAAAGCGGGATCGGGCATCCACCCGCTCCCGGTCGCGAAGTCTGGCCGGCAGCCGCTGGAATGTGCTGTCTATCCACCCGCCGGCAGAGGCGCCGCGGGGCAGGATCGTTCCAGGCCGGCGGAGATCGGGGCAGAAGCTTGCCCGCCACCGGGAGTGGTGGCCACCCATACAATCGCAATCATGCCCGAGATGATGGTATACCATTTCGGGATCAAATCGCCCGGATCCAGGATGTGGCTATGCACAATATTCCTTGTGCGGCGCAATATCATTCCAATCCTGCGGTCGGGAGCAGATCCGAACGCCTCTTCCGGAAATAATCGGGATCGCGCACCGGTCGGGGGATCGCAAAACATGCGGTCCAAACCTCGGAATCGACACCGTTCGCTCTGGTCGGGTTTCGCGGTTGCCAGCGCGCGACGGTTTGGTTACTTAGGTCCGGAGCCTTCAGGGGAGGCCCGCGGAGGGGCTGCGGTGCTGGGGGAGAAATGACGCACCGCACGTGCTTCCGAACACGTTACGGCTGGACGCGCGAAACCACAGCGCGCAGCATTCCGTCAGGGCAACCGCCGTCCGACCGTCCGGCCCCCGCGGGACGATTGGTGCGGCATGCGGCCAACTTCGACATATGGAAGCGATGTCGGCCTTGATTTCCGTACAGAACATCGTGAAGCGCTTCGGCGGGCTTACAGCCGTCGACGACTGCTCGCTGGACGTGCCGAAAGGCTCCATCACCGGCCTGATCGGGCCCAATGGTGCCGGCAAGAGCACGCTCTTCAACATCATCGCCGGCGCCCTGCCGCCCTCCAGCGGCAAGGTGCTGCTGGAAGGCCGCGACGTGACCGGGCTCAAGCCCCACCAGCTGTTCCGGCAGGGGCTGGTGCGCACCTTCCAGATTCCGCACGAACTCGGTCGCATGACCGTGCTTGAGAATCTGATGATGGTGCCGGCCGGCCAGGCGGGCGAGAACCTGATCTCGGCCTGGCTGTCCTGGGGACGGGTGCAGCGCGAGGATGCCCTCATCCGCCGCAAGGCCATGGAGGTGCTCGACATCCTGGAGATCACCCATGTCGCGGGCGAGCTGGCCGGGAACCTGTCGGGCGGGCAGAAGAAGCTGCTGGAACTCGGCCGGACCATGATGGTCGACAACTGCCGGGTGATCCTGCTCGACGAGCCGGCCGCCGGCGTGAACCGCACGCTGCTGGTCAAGCTGGCCGATGTGATCCGCCGGCTGAACCGCGAGCGCGGCATGACCTTCTGCATCATCGAGCACGACATGGACCTCGTGACCGAATTGTGCGACCCGGTCATCGTCATGGCCCAGGGCACCGTGCTGACCCAGGGCACCATGGCCGAGATTCGCGCGAACCAGACGGTGCTCGACGCCTATCTGGGCTCGGCCGGCGATCCGGAAGCCTTCCGCCGCAAGGCGTGACGCAGCGAACGAGGAACAGATGAGCCTGCTCGAAGTCGAGGGCGTCCGCGGCGGCTATGGCGAAGTGGACATCCTGAACGGCGTCAACATGCGGGTCGAGGACGGCGAGATCGTCGTCATCATCGGCCCCAACGGCGCCGGCAAGTCGACGGCCATGAAATCGGTCTTCGGCCTGGTGAAGATCCGCCAGGGCCATGTCCGCTTTCAGGGACACGACATCACCAATCTGCGGCCCGACCGCATCGTTCATCACGGCATGTGCTATGTGCCGCAGGAAAACAACGTCTTCCCGACGCTCACCGTTCAGGAAAACCTGGAAATGGGGGCCTTCATCCGGCGCGACGATTATCGCCCGACCATGGAGCGCATCTACGACCTGTTCCCGGTGATGCGCGAGAAGCGCAAGCAGCCCGCAGGCTCGCTCTCGGGCGGTCAGCGCCAGATGGTGGCGATGGGCCGGGCGCTGATGCTGGAGCCCAAGCTGCTGCTGCTGGACGAGCCGACCGCCGGCCTCGCGCCCGCGATCATCGACCAGATGTTCCAGAACATCATCAAGATCAACGAACTGGGCGTGGGCATCCTGATGGTGGAGCAGAACGCCAAACAGGCGCTGGCCATGTCGCATCGCGGCTATGTGCTGGTCCAGGGCCGCGACCGTTTCACCGACACCGGTGCGGCACTGCTCGACAATCGCGAGGTGGCCGAGATGTTCCTGGGCGGCGGAGGCCACGCGGAATGACCGATCTGCTTCAGCTCACCATCTACGGCATCGTGCTCGGCAGCGTCTTCGCCCTCGGCGCCGTGGGCCTGTCGCTGGTCTATGCGATCCTGCGTTTCCCGCATTTCGCCCATGGCGACTTCATGACGCTCGGCGCCTATATCTCGCTCGCCGTCGTCACCACGTTCGGCGTGCCGCCGATCATCGCCCTGCCCTTCGGCGCCGCCGGTGCGGTGCTCTTCGCGATCGCCGTCGACCAGACCATCTATCGCCGCCTGCGCAAGACCCAGCCGGTCATCCTGCTGATCTCGTCGGTCGGCACCGCGCTGATCCTGCGCGCCCTTCTGCAGATGATCTTCGGCTCCGAGACCCAGGTCTACCAGTCGGGCATCCAGATGCCGATCCGCTTCGGCGACATCCGGGTCAAGCCGGCGCATTTCATGATCGTCGGCGTCGCCGCCTTCCTGGTGCTGGCATTGCATCTGTTCCTGCAGAAGACCCGGGTCGGCAAGGCCATGCGCGCGATGAGCGACAACCGCGATCTGGCCCAGGTGACCGGCATCTCGGTCGACCGGATCGTGATCTGGACCTGGGCGATCGGCATCGCGCTGGCCGCCACCGCCGGCGTGCTGCTGGGCATGGACACCCGCCTGCATCCGACCATGGGCTGGAACATCCTGCTCCCGGTCTTCGCCGCCGCCATCCTGGGCGGTATCGGCAGCCCCTATGGCGCCATCGCCGGCGGGCTGGTGATCGGCATCGTCCAGGAGTGGTCGACCATGGTGATCTCGCCCGCCTACAAGCCCGCGGTCTCGTTCGCGATCATGGTGGTGATGCTGCTGGTCCGCCCGACCGGCCTGTTCGCAGGGAGGAAGGTGTGATGATGGGTATGGGTGGTCTTGAAACCTATGCGGTCTTCTTCCTCACCTCGGTCGGCATCTATGCCATCGTCTGCCTGGCGCTGAACGTGCAGTGGGGCCTGTCGGGCCAGTTCAATTTCGGCATCGTCGCCTTCTATGCGCTCGGCGCCTATACCTCGGCGATCCTGACCGGGCCCGACAGCGGCGGCACCTATCTGGGCGGTTTCGGCCTGCCGCTGCCGATCGGCCTGATCGGCGGCATGATCGTGGCCGGCCTGCTCGGCCTGTTCATCGGGCTGGTCTGCCTCAATCTCCGCGCCGACTATCTGGCGATCGCGACCATCGGCATTGCCGAAATCGTCCGTCTGTTCCTGAAGAACGAAGCCTGGCTGACCAACGGCGTGCGCGGCATTCCCGGCATTCCGCGGCCCTTCTTCGACAGCGGCTATTTCGAACTCGCCTATCTGGCGCTGGTGCTGGTGCTGGTGGTGCTGGTCTATCTGGCGATCGAACGCGCCCGCAAGGCCCCCTGGGGCCGGGTGCTCCGCGCGATCCGCGAGAACGAGGACACTGCGGCGGCGGCCGGCAAGGATGTGGTCGGCTTCCGCATCCAGGCCTTCGTCTTCGGCGCGGCGATCATGGGGCTTGCCGGCGGGCTCTACGCCCATTTCATCGGCTTCATCAGCTCTGAAGCCTTCATGCCCGAGGTCGGCACCTTCCTGATCTGGGTGATGCTGATCGCCGGCGGCAGCGGCAACAACAAGGGCGCCATCCTGGGCGCTCTGGTGATCTGGATCATCTGGTCGGGCAGCGAGTTCATCATCAGTCAGGTTCTGCCGGCCAGCCTGACCACCCAGGCGGGCGCGCTGCGCCTGCTGCTGATCGGCGTGCTGCTGCAGGTGATCCTGCTCACCCGTCCGGCCGGTCTGTTGTCGGAAGAACGGCTCTACCGCACCGGGCGCACCGCCCAGGCCGACCCCAAGGCCCATCGCCGCGAGGTCCGCTGACCACCGCACCGGATCCCGATCGGACAGGATCCCCCGGGGGCGGGTGCCACGGCACTCGCCCCCGCTTGCGTTCGGGCGCCGCTTGCGTCCGGGCGCCGTTTGCGTACAAGCGACTTTGCCGGACACCGGGTCAGCCTGCCGGGCGCCCCCCTTCCCCCGTTTCAGGCTGCGCCGCATCCCCGGAAGGCATCCGCCCCATCAGGGCCGGCCGACGGGCGGCAAGGGCCGCCGCCAGATGATCCATCAGCACCCGCACCCGGGGTGTGTCGCGCAGATCGGGATGGGTCAGGATCCAGAGATCGAGGCCCAGCCCCGACAGCGTGCGCAGCCGCACCAGCGCCGGGTCGGCATCGCAGAGATAGCAGGCGAAGAGCCCCAGACCGATGCCGGCCCTGACCGCCTGGATCATCATGCCGGTATGGTCGGTGCGCAGCACGATCCGGCTGTCGGGAATAT contains:
- a CDS encoding branched-chain amino acid ABC transporter permease translates to MGMGGLETYAVFFLTSVGIYAIVCLALNVQWGLSGQFNFGIVAFYALGAYTSAILTGPDSGGTYLGGFGLPLPIGLIGGMIVAGLLGLFIGLVCLNLRADYLAIATIGIAEIVRLFLKNEAWLTNGVRGIPGIPRPFFDSGYFELAYLALVLVLVVLVYLAIERARKAPWGRVLRAIRENEDTAAAAGKDVVGFRIQAFVFGAAIMGLAGGLYAHFIGFISSEAFMPEVGTFLIWVMLIAGGSGNNKGAILGALVIWIIWSGSEFIISQVLPASLTTQAGALRLLLIGVLLQVILLTRPAGLLSEERLYRTGRTAQADPKAHRREVR